The window GGTTCCAAATCACTTACCGGAACCAACCAGGCACTTTTCGTAATTGACGGTGTGCCTTTCGATAACTCCAACACCAACAGTGGCAACCAGCAGACTGGCCGTGGTGGTTATGACTACGGTAATGCCGCTGCAGATATCAACCCTGATGACATTGAGTCCATCAACGTATTGAAGGGTGCTGCCGCAACTGCCCTTTATGGTTCAAGGGCTGCCAATGGTGTGGTAATGATCACTACCAAGAAGGGTAAGAAAGGATTGGGTGTAACTGTCAACAGCGGTTTGACCGTTGGTACAGTTGACCGCAGCACTTTCGCCAAGTACCAGAAGGAATATGGCCAGGGTTATGGCCAATATTACGAAGATGATTCAGGCTATTTCCTTTCCCGCGATATCAACGGTGATGGAATTGATGACCTGGTTTCCCCAACCAGCGAAGACGCTTCTTATGGTGCGCCTTTCGATCCCAACAAATTGGTTTACCAGTGGGATGCTTTCGATCCTACTTCTCCCAACTTTGGCAAGGCCAAGCCTTGGGTTGGTGCAGTAAATGATCCATTCTACATTTTCCAGAATGCCCTTACTACCAGCACTAACGTAACTGTTGACGGTGGTAATGACAGGGGTTGGTTCAAGCTGGGTTATACCAAGAACACTGAAAAGGGTATCCTGCCCAACAGCCAGTTGGTTAAGGACCTGGTGAACTTTGGTGCCGCTTATAACATCACCCCGAAATTGACCGCTACCGCGAATATCAATTTCTCCAAGATCGATGGCCGTGGCCGTTATGGTACTGGTTATGATTCCAAGAACCTGATGACCAATTTCCGCCAGTGGTGGCCGATCAACGTAGACCTGGCCGAGCAGAAGGCTGCCTACGAGCGTACCAAGAAGAACGTAACCTGGAACTGGGCCGATCCTACCGACCTCGTGCCCATTTACTGGGATAACCCTTACTGGACCCGTTTTGAGAACTACCAGAACGACAATCGTTACCGCTATTTCGGTAATGTGATGCTGAACTACAAAATCGCCAGCTGGTTGGATGTGATGGGACGTATCTCTCTTGATGCTTACGATGAGCTGCAGGAGGAAAGGATTGCCAAAGGTTCAGTCGATCCTTCCCAGTATAGCCGTTACAACAGGAGCTTCAGGGAATTCAACTATGACCTGATGCTGAACTTCAATAAGGACATCACCAACGACCTGACCCTGAAAGGACTGGTGGGGGGTAATATCCGCAAGACCAAGTCTGAGTCTATCTATGCTTCAACCAATGGCGGTCTGGTTGTTCCAAGGTTCTATGCCTTGTCCAACTCCCTGAACCCCATCAATGCACCTACTGAGTCATTAAGGGAGGTGGAAGTGGATGGTCTGTTCGCTAACGCCAGCCTTGGTTACCGCGACATGCTGTTCCTGGAAGGTGCTATCCGCAGGGATGTTTCTTCTACACTGCCTGAAGACAACAATACCTATTACTATCCTTCTGTTTCATTGGGTTGGGTATTCTCCAAGATGTGGCAGCCCAGCTGGTTGAGCTATGGTAAGTTCCGTGCCAACTACGCTGAAGTAGGTAACGATGCTCCCCCGTTGAGCCTCTACGATACTTATGATAAGCCAGCTCCATTTGGTACATCCCCATTGTTCTCACTGCCTGGTACCAAGAACAACGGTTCACTGAAACCAGAGCGTACCAAGAGCAAGGAGATCGGTCTGGAAATGGCATTCCTGAACAGTCGTTTAGGCTTTGACGTGAGCTACTACAGGACCAATACCATCAACCAGATCCTTCCGATCGCTATTTCCAGCTCAACTGGTTATACCCGTCGTTACATCAATGCCGGTGATGTGCAGAACCAGGGTTGGGAAGTGTCTTTGTTCGCAGTACCTGTGAAGACCAAGGATTTCAGCTGGAATATCAATGTTAACTGGACAAGGAACCGCAACCTGGTTAAGGAACTGTATACCGATGAAAGCGGTAACAAGATCGATAACCTGCAGTTGGCTACCTTCCAGGGTGGGGTTTCCCTTAACGCTGCCCTTGGCCAGCCTTATGGTACTATCCGCGGGAATAACTTCGTATACACCAATGGTCAACCAACTGTCGGTGCAAATGGCCGTTACAAGTTGTCCACTACTTCTAATGAGATCATTGGTAATGCTAATCCTGATTGGATCGGCGGTGTGCAGAACACCTTCCGTTACAAGGACCTGTCCTTTGGATTCCTGATAGATGTACGCCAGGGTGGTGATATCTTCTCCCTGGATATGTATTATGGACTGGCAACCGGGCTTTATCCTGAAACTGCCGGACTCAACGACCTCGGTAACCCGCTGCGTGCGCCGCTGAGCGCAGGTGGTGGTATCATCCGTCCGGGTGTTAAGGAAGATGGCAAGCCCAATGATATCCGTGTAAGTGCGGTTAACTATGGCGCTTATGGTTACAGGTATTCACCTGCAGCCAGTTTCGTTTATGATGCCAGTTTCGTGAAACTGCGTGAAGTGTCACTGACCTATGCGCTGCCCAGGAGTGTAATGAGCAGGATTCCTGCTTTCAAGGGCATCGAACTGTCACTGATCGGCCGTAACCTCTGGATCATCCACAAGAACATGCCTTATGCAGATCCTGAAGAGAACCTGAGTTCAGGCAACCTGCAAGGTTACCAGGGTGGTGCTTATCCGACCACACGCAACATTGGTTTCAACCTTAAACTGAAATTCTAAACAAGAAGAAAATGAACAAACTCACAATATTAGGGGCCGCTTCCTTGATGATGCTGGCGTCCTGTAAGAAAGATTTTGGTGATATGAATGTGGACCAGAAGAATGCCAGCCAGGTTCCTGCTGAGATGCTCTTCTCCAATTCACAGAAAAATTTCGCCGATGCAATGGCTTCGCCCAGCGTAAACCTCAATATCTGGAGGCTGATCGCCCAGCATTGGACTGAAACCACTTATACTGACGAAAGTAACTATGACCTGAATACCCGAAACATTCCGCAGGGTTTCTGGACAACTATTTACCGTGATGTATTGGTAGACCTGAAGGAATCCAACAGGTTGCTTGAGGCTGATGCATTCCTGGATCCTAAAGTAAAAGCGAACCAATTGGCACTGAACGATATCTTGCAGGTTCAGGCTTATTCAACTTTGCTGAATACTTTCGGTGACATCCCATACAGCCAGGCTTTGGATTACAATAACCTGAAGCCTACCTATGATGATGGTCTGACCATTGCCAAGGACCTGATCAACAGGTTGAACCAGGACATCGCAGCCCTTGATGCAGCGGCCGGAGCCTTCCCTGATGCAGACCTTTATTATCATGGTGATATTGACGCATGGAAAAAGTACGCTAACTCCCTCAAGTTGAAATTGGGAATGTTGCTGGCTGATGCTGATGCAACAACCGCCAAGGCAGCTGTAGAGTCTGCAGTAGCTTCTGGTGTATTTACTTCCAATGACGACAATGCGTTATTGCAGTACCTGGCTGCTCCGCCAAACACCAATCCTATTTGGGTTAACCTGGTGCAGAGCGGTCGTAAGGACTTTGTTGCTGCCAACACTATTGTTGATGCAATGAAGACTGTTGCTGATCCACGCATCCCTTACTTTTTCACAGAAGATGCCAATGGCGGATATACCGGTGGAAAGTATGGCGCATCCAACAACTATGCTACCTATTCCAAGCCAGCTGAAGCTATAACGGACCCCTCTTATGCCCATATCCTGCTTGGGTATGAGGAAGTGGAGTTCCTGCTGGCTGAAGCTGTAGAGCGCAATTTCGCTGTAGGTGGTACAGCTGCTGATCACTACAATAAGGCTATCACCGCTTCTATGGAAGCATGGGGTGTGCCAACAGCACAGATCACTGCTTACCTGGCCAATCCTAAGGTCGCTTATGCTACCGCAACTGGTAACTATAAGCAGAAGATCGGCTTCCAGAAGTGGATCGCATTGTACAACCGTAGCTTTGATGCCTGGATCGAATGGAGAAGGTTGGATTACCCAGTGCTGGTAAAGCCTGAGAATGCACTTTCTGACATTCCTGTTCGTTATACCTATCCATTCAACGAACAGAACCTTAACAAGGCCAATTACGATGCTGCTGCATCCAAGATTGGCGGTGATAAGGTTACCACCAAGCTGTTCTGGGATAAGTTCTAAACGGATCATTTCCCTACTAATAAAAGGTGCACCATTGCGGTGCACTTTTTTGTTTAAATACCGTTTTAATACCTTTTTATTTACACCTGGAATAGTGCAGTTTGCAGGTGTGATGAAAGGGATCGGTGTTGTTTTGGTAATGCTATTGTTGTCCCTGGGACTTGGTGCCCAGCAGGACTTCAACTATTTAAAGGAACTGCATCCCGCTGCCGGGTTAAGGAGCCGTGAGTTTCTCTCCCCTTTTGCCTGTTTTACTGATCCTTCTGTGGTCGCTTCTTTCCGAACCTCTTCCCTGGCTGCTTATGGCAGCAGACCATTTGGTCTTGCCGGACTTTCTTTTACCCGGGTAGGTGCTTCTTTCCTGTTGGGGGATAGGCAGGGAATCGCCCTTGGTGTGTCCAGTTGGGGGAACCACCAATTGAAAGAGATCGATCCTGTGCTTGCTTATGGAATTGCCCTTTCCCCGAATTGGCAAATAGGGGTGGGGATAAAGGGTGGGATGGTTTCTGCTCCCGGCTACCAGGGAGCGTTGAATTGGCTGGCCATGGCCGGACTTTCCAGGCGCTTAGACAATGTTTCCATAGGGGCAATGGCCCATTACCGCGCTGCCGCTGGTCCTGTTGACCGGGTAAATGGTTGGCTCATGGCGCTCAATGCCGGTAAGGAGTGGTCAGGCGATCTTTATTCCGATGTATTCATTGGCATAGGAAATGACATGCCCGTCAATGTTGCGGTGTCCTTGCAGTACCGGTTGGAACAGCGGTTCCTGTTGGCTTTTTCATGGCAATCCAATCCCAGGAAATCAGGCATAGAAACCGGCTGGAAAAAGAAGGGTTTCGGGACCCGTGTTACACTGAATTGGTACCCGGTCCTGGGATTTGAGCCCGGGATAGGATTGGTATTCGATTGGACTAAAGCCCGCAAGTCATGAATAGGAAATGGATGGAATGGAAGGAAGGTTGGAAGGCCTTCGGTTGTATGTTGACGATAGTGCTGTTTGGTGCCGGCTTATTTGCGCAGCAGCAGCAGGCATATCCTGACCAGCACCTGGAGCAGATGGCAGAAAGGTCGGGCCAGGAGAATGAGGATGATGGCTGGCTACTGGACAGGGAAGCTTTACTGAAGGACAGGCTTTCCATCAACGAGGCCACTGCTTCAGAACTGGCTGTGTTCCCTTTTTTGACCTTGAAGCAAATACAGGCATTGATTCTTTTCAGGAAAACATTTGGAAGGATAAAGCATATTTATATGCTGCAAGCCGTGCCCGGATGGGATGAAACGACGATCCGGCAGGTCAGGCCCTATATCCATTTTGAGACCAGGGAATTGTTATTTGCGGACCTCAGGCTGGATAGGGCGGTCAGCCAGCAAATCTTGTTCAGGGTGCAGCAATTCCTGCAGAAGGGAAAGGGTTTTTTGGGCGATGAGAATGGCAGGAGGGTATACCTGGGCGGGCCTTCGAAACTCTTCTTTCGTTACCATGGCCAATCGGGTCAGTCCCTGCAATGGGGATTATTGGCGGAAAAGGATGCGGGTGAACCTTATTTATGGAAAGGGTTGCCGGACAGGACTGGCTTCTACCTTTTGTTGAAGGGTAGGGGTGTGGTTCGATCCCTGGTCATAGGCGATTATACCGTCAGCATCGGCCAGGGGCTTGTGCATTGGCAGGGATTGGCCATGGGAAAGGCCGGGGGCGTGATGGGTATTTTCCGGAATGCATCGGGCGTCAGGCCTTATCGATCAGCCGGGGAGTATAATTTCAACAGGGGCGTCGCGGTGCAACTGCAAAAGGGGAAGTGGGCGAGTAATATATGGGTGTCATCAAGGAAGTTAACGGCCAACCTGGTGGAGGAGGATGGCAGGATGGTTGGCTTCAGTTCCATCAATGAGTCTGGATACCACCGGACTATTGCTGAACTTGCGGATAAGGGATCAGTCAGGGAGAATCAGGCGGCTGTATCCATTGACAGGGGCAGTGCCAGGTTAAAGGTTGGACTGGCAGGGGTGTATTCCCATTATAGCCTGCCTGCTGTACCAGGTAATGCCCCTTACCAGCTGTATGCATTCCGTGGGCAGGGATCCATGAATGCAGGTATGCATTACAGTTATTCCATTCGCAATCTTTTCCTTTTTGGTGAGTATGCGCGGTCGTTGAAGGGGAGTGCGTGGATGCAGGGCTTGCTGCTGGGATTGCATCCAAAAGTTGAATTGTCCTTATTAGTAAGGGATGTTGCCCCTTCCTATTTTTCCCGCTATGGCAATGCCTTTACTGAGAGCTCTACGGTCCAAAATGAGAAGGGATTCTTTACCGGGCTCAGGATGCAGCCCTTGCCATCCCTTGCAGTGGAAGCCTTCGCAGACCAGTTCAGGTTTCCCTGGTTAAGGTTCAGGGCTGATGCGCCATCCCGGGGATCTGAGCAGCAGCTATTGGTACAATGGACCAAACGTAAGAAAGGGGTGGTGTATTTGCGGTACCGGCAAGGGGAGAAGGAAGAGAATAGTGAGGATGGTCGGTTGCGGTATTTGATTGACAGTAAGTTCCGTAATCTTCGCTTGCATGCGGAATGGAAGTGGGGCAGGCTATTGGTGACGGACCTCAGGCTAGAATGGGTGAAAGTGCAGAAAGGGCTGGAAGGTGAGCAGGGTTATTCGGTGTTTGCTGATGGTCGTTACGATTGGAACAGGACCGGGTTGAACCTTTCTGCAAGGTTTCAATATTTTGGTACGGATGGATATGCCAGCAGGATCTATGCTTACGAAAGGGATGTGCAATATGCTTTTTCGATACCGGCGATGTATGACCGTGGTTGGCGGTATTACCTTCAGCTTGGTGGCAAGTGGAAGCAGGATAAATGGAATGGTCTTTCATTGAAATGGTGGTTGCGCTGGTCTTCCACCATCTATGCCGACCGCGAAACCATTGGTTCAGGCTGGGATGAGGTAAATGGTCCGGTTAGGTCAGAGATAAAGTTCCAGTTGATGGTAGCCTGGTGACCAGGATTAATATGATGGTACAAGTCTTTATTATTAGCTTTACAGCTGAAAAGTATTGAACATGGAAAATGCCAACAACCAGTTGAATATTGAAATTTCGGAAGAAGTTGCAGAAGGTGAATATGCTAACCTTGCCATCATCACGCATTCCCATGCGGAA is drawn from Flavihumibacter rivuli and contains these coding sequences:
- a CDS encoding SusC/RagA family TonB-linked outer membrane protein, with protein sequence MRKTSSILFALLLSGALAYGQARTITGQVRDEKGSPIPFASVKVKGSTKGVAADQNGNFKIDAEPGAVLEVSAASYETYEIKLGDQTVLSLSLQPQSNLKEVVVTALGVKRSKNELGYAAQKVDGEAIAAARDANFVNSLSGKVSGVQIQRNNSMGGSTNIVIRGSKSLTGTNQALFVIDGVPFDNSNTNSGNQQTGRGGYDYGNAAADINPDDIESINVLKGAAATALYGSRAANGVVMITTKKGKKGLGVTVNSGLTVGTVDRSTFAKYQKEYGQGYGQYYEDDSGYFLSRDINGDGIDDLVSPTSEDASYGAPFDPNKLVYQWDAFDPTSPNFGKAKPWVGAVNDPFYIFQNALTTSTNVTVDGGNDRGWFKLGYTKNTEKGILPNSQLVKDLVNFGAAYNITPKLTATANINFSKIDGRGRYGTGYDSKNLMTNFRQWWPINVDLAEQKAAYERTKKNVTWNWADPTDLVPIYWDNPYWTRFENYQNDNRYRYFGNVMLNYKIASWLDVMGRISLDAYDELQEERIAKGSVDPSQYSRYNRSFREFNYDLMLNFNKDITNDLTLKGLVGGNIRKTKSESIYASTNGGLVVPRFYALSNSLNPINAPTESLREVEVDGLFANASLGYRDMLFLEGAIRRDVSSTLPEDNNTYYYPSVSLGWVFSKMWQPSWLSYGKFRANYAEVGNDAPPLSLYDTYDKPAPFGTSPLFSLPGTKNNGSLKPERTKSKEIGLEMAFLNSRLGFDVSYYRTNTINQILPIAISSSTGYTRRYINAGDVQNQGWEVSLFAVPVKTKDFSWNINVNWTRNRNLVKELYTDESGNKIDNLQLATFQGGVSLNAALGQPYGTIRGNNFVYTNGQPTVGANGRYKLSTTSNEIIGNANPDWIGGVQNTFRYKDLSFGFLIDVRQGGDIFSLDMYYGLATGLYPETAGLNDLGNPLRAPLSAGGGIIRPGVKEDGKPNDIRVSAVNYGAYGYRYSPAASFVYDASFVKLREVSLTYALPRSVMSRIPAFKGIELSLIGRNLWIIHKNMPYADPEENLSSGNLQGYQGGAYPTTRNIGFNLKLKF
- a CDS encoding SusD/RagB family nutrient-binding outer membrane lipoprotein, producing MNKLTILGAASLMMLASCKKDFGDMNVDQKNASQVPAEMLFSNSQKNFADAMASPSVNLNIWRLIAQHWTETTYTDESNYDLNTRNIPQGFWTTIYRDVLVDLKESNRLLEADAFLDPKVKANQLALNDILQVQAYSTLLNTFGDIPYSQALDYNNLKPTYDDGLTIAKDLINRLNQDIAALDAAAGAFPDADLYYHGDIDAWKKYANSLKLKLGMLLADADATTAKAAVESAVASGVFTSNDDNALLQYLAAPPNTNPIWVNLVQSGRKDFVAANTIVDAMKTVADPRIPYFFTEDANGGYTGGKYGASNNYATYSKPAEAITDPSYAHILLGYEEVEFLLAEAVERNFAVGGTAADHYNKAITASMEAWGVPTAQITAYLANPKVAYATATGNYKQKIGFQKWIALYNRSFDAWIEWRRLDYPVLVKPENALSDIPVRYTYPFNEQNLNKANYDAAASKIGGDKVTTKLFWDKF
- a CDS encoding ComEA family DNA-binding protein encodes the protein MNRKWMEWKEGWKAFGCMLTIVLFGAGLFAQQQQAYPDQHLEQMAERSGQENEDDGWLLDREALLKDRLSINEATASELAVFPFLTLKQIQALILFRKTFGRIKHIYMLQAVPGWDETTIRQVRPYIHFETRELLFADLRLDRAVSQQILFRVQQFLQKGKGFLGDENGRRVYLGGPSKLFFRYHGQSGQSLQWGLLAEKDAGEPYLWKGLPDRTGFYLLLKGRGVVRSLVIGDYTVSIGQGLVHWQGLAMGKAGGVMGIFRNASGVRPYRSAGEYNFNRGVAVQLQKGKWASNIWVSSRKLTANLVEEDGRMVGFSSINESGYHRTIAELADKGSVRENQAAVSIDRGSARLKVGLAGVYSHYSLPAVPGNAPYQLYAFRGQGSMNAGMHYSYSIRNLFLFGEYARSLKGSAWMQGLLLGLHPKVELSLLVRDVAPSYFSRYGNAFTESSTVQNEKGFFTGLRMQPLPSLAVEAFADQFRFPWLRFRADAPSRGSEQQLLVQWTKRKKGVVYLRYRQGEKEENSEDGRLRYLIDSKFRNLRLHAEWKWGRLLVTDLRLEWVKVQKGLEGEQGYSVFADGRYDWNRTGLNLSARFQYFGTDGYASRIYAYERDVQYAFSIPAMYDRGWRYYLQLGGKWKQDKWNGLSLKWWLRWSSTIYADRETIGSGWDEVNGPVRSEIKFQLMVAW